The proteins below are encoded in one region of Sminthopsis crassicaudata isolate SCR6 chromosome 1, ASM4859323v1, whole genome shotgun sequence:
- the LOC141554998 gene encoding parvalbumin, thymic-like, whose protein sequence is MSMTDILCPKDIEAALSSCKAAGSFDYKTFFSKVGLSGKTPDQIKKVFSILDQDKSGFIEEDELQNFLQNFAPDARILTPDETKIFLTAGDSDGDGKIGVDEFQSMAKS, encoded by the exons ATGAGCATGACAGATATCCTCTGCCCTAAGGACATTGAAGCAGCTCTGTCCAGCTGCAAAG CTGCTGGCAGCTTTGATTACAAGACCTTCTTCTCCAAGGTTGGCTTATCTGGCAAGACTCCTGaccagatcaagaaagttttCAGTATCCTTGATCAGGACAAAAGTGGCTTCATAGAAGAAGATGAACTTCA GAACTTCCTGCAGAACTTTGCCCCAGATGCCCGAATTCTGACACCTGATGAGACCAAGATTTTTCTCACAGCTGGAGATTCTGATGGTGATGGCAAAATTGGAGTGGATG